A DNA window from Mobula birostris isolate sMobBir1 chromosome 3, sMobBir1.hap1, whole genome shotgun sequence contains the following coding sequences:
- the LOC140195640 gene encoding protein FAM83H-like: MAHRSQCSSFGDVDRDPGHVPPHYKEYYRIAIDILAEEGIDAYYRFLAAEQEVDFLSSTEIEHINKHLKKPVIPLECLDYTPSTYEDSDSSGTYWPMHTDIAAPVLDLGWPSAHTFRGPSDVTIFVHPPAPDTLSIKEEVRRLIRSATQVIAIVMDVFTDIDLFEEVLEAASRGIPVYLLLDEMLSHHFLDMVKKCQVNLSHVHFLRVRTLVGSTYLCRSGISFTGNLIERFLLVDSNAVLCGSYSFMWSFEKIHRSIVQRFQGELVAIFDEEFRILYAQSRPLLGVECMEPAMENYYSVARFQPGGRAWPKPGYIHRQQEDILSQHSSHSWAESDPEADRLALMLRQDGEERRFIEGVGIRGHAQQRSHFQQDHTSSAMLRVKRIEMSSLKRRSYAEGTGDYYGAGAHRYGRIAEHYDELDVRSEHLFREKLSPLEPGLMRERFNSFNPQHRVLDRFRHSREDLHLADDLLHHTRQGYEQRNFEEAFLSGYTLHPPLANYEHSSSSKDVRHGSELDLGSEELLGLKAQKRPSIGQSYACQKSPTQKQVLDPRSYLQESGLGRKSEDQPTKLGLRKWRLGSYLGEHPGVLEENTLTADQPPASDVPAGSRKDSCESTLIKDPPQFTSYKRLDLYSKLQKVDSAEGQSSDQGNGEQVGKLVKHASLRSKLNPLQQRGSRLRSSLIFNSTKLEQHAGQKGRRVLSIREQLQTGEAKESKEQEQPTAMETEGTGITDHQLVAGRTLPAETPASSHTEPVALPLPNPEPRQEPAQRQEVSPKPRQKLLKLDLQLSQKIQDALNKMAQHSVTPKTPGQPQPDKHLELPVETPPVLQPCPDPALKPGVQLSGIDATPPPPAEDTGSQAKVKSHSHAVRLNAVANGEEAGEAASDSQTTPKASPEEQRLPHHPGDRKVKESPVSPGPGPSAVASTESEKIPEKAPTSNHDEAVEREEKPHRSPIHPAPAKATPTSQAGRYSNTTSNILYSSNLRDDTKVILEQISANSQKNRAENAKAQLAPANEADDLKATADVEKADAGKKLGLNSLITHEGSVPSPLDHTDPLIKKMDSFRKERRVYSRFEVFYKRDEPLKTEGDPLGQQDSKGVDGSDKKKTTKFIPKILGTFRKF; the protein is encoded by the exons GACCTGGGCTGGCCCAGCGCCCACACCTTCCGGGGGCCATCTGACGTCACCATCTTTGTGCACCCTCCCGCCCCTGACACCCTCagcatcaaggaggaggtgcgCCGGTTGATCCGCTCTGCCACGCAG GTCATTGCCATAGTGATGGACGTTTTCACCGACATTGATCTGTTTGAGGAGGTGTTGGAGGCTGCGAGCCGTGGGATCCCGGTCTACCTTCTCCTGGACGAGATGCTCTCTCACCACTTCctggacatggtcaagaagtgTCAAGTGAACTTGAGCCACGTACAC TTCCTGCGGGTGCGGACTTTGGTTGGATCCACCTACCTCTGTCGCTCAGGTATATCGTTCACTGGAAATCTAATCGAGCGCTTCCTGCTGGTCGACAGTAATGCCGTCCTCTGCGGCTCCTACAG TTTCATGTGGTCCTTCGAGAAGATTCACCGGAGTATCGTGCAGCGGTTTCAGGGAGAGCTGGTGGCCATTTTTGACGAGGAGTTTCGGATCCTGTATGCCCAGTCGCGCCCTCTTCTCGGAGTGGAGTGCATGGAACCAGCCATGGAGAACTACTACAGTGTGGCCCGGTTCCAGCCTGGCGGTAGGGCCTGGCCCAAACCGGGCTACATCCATCGTCAACAGGAGGACATTCTCTCCCAGCATTCCAGCCACTCCTGGGCTGAGTCTGACCCCGAAGCCGACCGCCTGGCTCTCATGCTCAGGCAGGACGGTGAGGAGAGGCGATTCATCGAGGGGGTGGGCATCAGAGGCCACGCCCAGCAGCGCTCCCACTTTCAGCAGGACCACACTTCCAGCGCCATGCTCCGGGTCAAGCGGATTGAGATGAGCTCACTTAAGCGCAGGAGCTACGCTGAGGGCACCGGGGACTATTACGGTGCCGGTGCTCACCGGTACGGCCGCATTGCCGAGCACTATGATGAGCTGGACGTCAGGTCAGAGCATCTGTTTCGGGAGAAGCTGTCCCCCCTGGAGCCCGGGCTGATGAGGGAGAGGTTTAACTCTTTCAATCCCCAGCATCGGGTACTCGACCGCTTCAGGCACAGCCGGGAGGACTTGCATCTGGCCGACGACCTGCTGCACCACACGCGGCAAGGGTACGAGCAGAGAAATTTTGAAGAGGCCTTCCTGTCCGGCTACACGCTGCATCCTCCACTGGCGAACTACGAGCACTCCAGTTCCTCCAAGGACGTTCGGCACGGCTCCGAGCTGGATCTGGGGAGCGAAGAGTTGCTGGGTCTCAAGGCCCAGAAGCGGCCCAGCATTGGCCAGTCCTACGCCTGCCAGAAGTCCCCCACACAGAAGCAGGTGCTGGACCCACGGAGCTACCTCCAGGAGTCAGGCCTGGGGCGCAAGTCCGAGGACCAGCCCACCAAGCTGgggctgaggaagtggaggcttgGCTCCTACCTCGGCGAGCACCCGGGGGTGCTGGAGGAGAACACGTTGACAGCCGACCAACCTCCTGCCAGTGACGTGCCTGCCGGCTCCAGGAAGGATTCTTGTGAGAGCACTCTGATTAAGGACCCGCCACAGTTCACCAGTTATAAGCGCCTTGACCTGTACAGCAAACTGCAGAAGGTGGACTCGGCCGAGGGCCAGTCCTCGGACCAGGGTAACGGCGAGCAGGTTGGTAAGCTTGTGAAGCATGCCTCGCTGCGCAGTAAGCTAAACCCCCTGCAACAGAGGGGCTCCAGGCTGAGATCATCCCTGATCTTCAACTCCACAAAGCTCGAACAGCACGCTGGCCAGAAGGGACGCAGGGTACTGAGCATCCGGGAGCAGCTCCAGACAGGCGAGGCGAAGGAATCCAAGGAGCAGGAACAGCCCACAGCCATGGAGACTGAAGGGACAGGTATCACGGACCACCAGCTGGTGGCTGGCCGTACCTTGCCTGCCGAGACCCCCGCATCCTCGCACACAGAACCCGTTGCACTGCCCTTGCCGAATCCGGAACCCAGGCAGGAGCCAGCACAGCGGCAGGAAGTCAGTCCGAAACCCCGTCAGAAGCTGTTGAAGTTAGACCTCCAACTCAGCCAGAAGATCCAAGATGCCCTCAACAAGATGGCACAGCACTCGGTCACCCCCAAAACCCCGGGGCAGCCGCAACCCGACAAACATCTGGAGCTTCCTGTGGAAACGCCTCCGGTCCTGCAACCGTGTCCTGACCCGGCTCTGAAGCCCGGTGTCCAACTCTCGGGGATAGATGCCACACCCCCTCCCCCTGCGGAGGATACCGGCAGCCAAGCCAAGGTCAAGTCGCACTCCCATGCAGTACGCCTGAACGCTGTGGCGAACGGCGAAGAGGCAGGAGAGGCCGCGTCTGATTCCCAAACCACACCCAAGGCATCTCCGGAAGAGCAGAGGCTTCCTCACCACCCCGGTGACAGAAAGGTGAAAGAATCGCCCGTTAGCCCAGGACCGGGACCGTCTGCTGTCGCCTCCACCGAGAGTGAGAAGATTCCTGAGAAAGCTCCAACGAGTAACCACGATGAGGCcgtggagagagaggaaaagccACACCGATCTCCCATCCACCCCGCCCCAGCCAAAGCCACTCCAACGTCCCAGGCCGGACGGTACTCAAACACCACCTCCAACATCCTGTACAGCAGCAACCTCCGCGACGACACCAAGGTCATTTTGGAGCAGATCTCGGCCAACAGCCAGAAGAACCGAGCTGAGAACGCCAAGGCGCAGCTGGCCCCGGCCAATGAGGCCGACGACTTGAAGGCTACGGCCGATGTAGAGAAAGCAGACGCCGGGAAGAAGCTGGGCTTAAACAGTCTGATCACACACGAAGGGAGTGTGCCAAGCCCTCTCGATCACACAGACCCTCTGATAAAGAAGATGGACAGCTTCCGAAAGGAGAGACGGGTGTACAGCCGCTTTGAGGTCTTCTACAAGAGAGATGAGCCTCTGAAAACCGAGGGGGACCCCTTGGGCCAGCAGGACTCCAAGGGCGTGGACGGATCCGACAAGAAGAAGACGACCAAATTCATCCCCAAGATCCTGGGGACATTTCGAAAGTTCTGA